Below is a genomic region from Miscanthus floridulus cultivar M001 chromosome 1, ASM1932011v1, whole genome shotgun sequence.
TAGAATATTATCTTAACATGCAAGGTGTTCACCTCAATAATCCACTGTCACTTGCAATTAAAGTTCACTAGCACAAGCAGTTATGATATCTatcagcctgtttggttggctgattcgtatcgttgctggttcgtgaagaagaactattggctggtttgtgtgagagaaaaataatgttccggctggaaatttacgatcgtttacgacaagccacagctaaACGAACATGTTGTACGTCAGTTAGACACATCATCCACTAATATAACATACATTTAGTTGTCCACATCAACGTGTCACGCTATCCATTAACATTAGTTTATAATAGCTAAACCCTTCCTAAGAATTATATGAATAGTTTAATTTCATTATAAATCAATAGCAAGGCGCGGGTATCCTTCTCGTATTTGTTATTAGGACGAAGAAGAAAAGGGGCTTTTTCTGCTTTGGAAAGAAGTGTCGGTACAGTGGTTCTATTGGGCCGGAAATATCACTCCTATTGGACCATCGCGTGTTGTTCGTGCGGTATGGACCAATTGGGTTGCTGCttccactcaaaaaaaaaaaaaattggctgCTTCGCTGCCTTACACGTTGGGCTTTCCCAAAGCCCAAATAGCCCACCCCCCATACATCGCACGATTCCGGGCGGCGTGGCGCCATGCTGGCCACCCACATCATCCTTCTCCAGttctcctccgcctccgcgttTGACTCTGCTCCGAGCCTAGGCAAAGCTGCAAAATCTAGAGTGAGTGAAATGGCGAGCGTGGCCTCATCGAGGTGTTCCGGCCTTCTCTCGCCGAGCCTCGCCGAAGTCCGATGCTGCTCCCGTCCGTCCTCTTCGCTCCGCCTGCGGCCGCGGTGGGGCCTGCGCCAGCCAAGGACCCTCGCCTTCGTCGCGCCGCCCGACTCCGCGGAGCCAGAGACGGTGCGTTTTCAATTTTCATAGCACATCAAAGATTGTGTACCTGAAGTTCTCGTATTTTTATTTCCTTGCATGCGAAATGAACCCGTGGAGATTATTATTCTTCAGAGTAATCCGAGCAAAATCATAGTCTGCTAGAACTCCTAACCTATGTAGATGGTAGAAGGCACAAACAAGTTGCTGGAATTTTGCAGTCTTGAGTCAATACTACTCTTGCTAGGTTATATGCCAATCACCCAATGAGAAGGGCGGAGTGACGTGGTTTTTTTCCTTTCATAGGATGAGCAAGCTGTGAAAGCTGAGTCTACCGAAGAAGAGGCTCGGACTAGTACACTCCAGGATGCTGGGCTTACAGCTCTCCCAAATAAGGATCTCAACAGAAGGGTAGCACTACTGTCTACTCTTGGGGCGGTGGCTCTCTTTGCATCCCAGAGGCTCAATCTTAGCGAGGCGTCTCTTAAAGATCTTGCAGCTAATGCGGTGCCATATGAAGAGGTCAGCGTTTCTGTCCTTGATGTGGATTGTGTGCCTGGTGAAAATACTAGAGTTGATATACTTGAACTATACTGTGCTTTGTGTTTATTTAGTTAATTGGTTGATTTCCAAAAACAAAAATAATTGGCTGGTATTTACAAACTGTATCATTGGTTTCTTCTTTTTTCGCTGACCTGTTATTGAATCCATGCATCTTTGGTTTCTTCAGGTTGTATTGATATTCTTTGCTTAATACACGATTAATCTAGCTCCTGTCATGATGTTACTAACATTCTTCAGATTAATCTGTTCCATTCTGTTCACTTTGTTGAATTGACTTTGACCAAAAACCCTGTTAAGCTGGAATCACATTGTTTTGTAGATGTTTTTCTTCACCATAAATGCTTACGAAACTTAACCTGATAAATTCATCTGCAGGCTCTTTCAAATGGCAAGCCCACTGTTGTTGAGTTTTATGCAGACTGGTGCGAAGTCTGCAGAGAATTAGCTCCAGATATATACAAAGTTGAACAACAATACAAGTACACCACTTTTCACATTTCTGAACTTTAAACCTTGATTGGGAATAACAACTGTGGTTCATTTCATAGAATCAATGCCTGTCCATGCTTTATTGTGTTGCCTATCCTATTAACCACACTCGATTGGACCTTGTTATGGGTGTGACAGCCGGGATACAAGTTGCTGCACGGCTGGCACAGCCAGCCACCATCAGTTAAGGCCTTAAGCAAGTTAGATAAGATAGGATTATTGTCAGTTTGTTAGATCTATTGTTAGGAAGTTATGTGTTCGTTTTGTGCAAGGTTTGGCTCTGAAGGCTGATCACTTACTGTTTCATGCAATCAATCAAACAAGCAAGCAAGAAGAATTAATCCAAGTCTCCCCAAGAGTCATAACCACCAGCTAGCAGCTGATGCTGTCCAGCTGTGTCCTGGTGGTGTTTATCCCTTATGATCCTATAGGATAAGAACAAACCTTATAGCTGGACTGCTATATATGGAAATTAGTTCTGTGTGGATAGGTTTTCCTCACTTGATCATTCAAAGCATACACAATCATATAGCTTAATTATTGTAATTTCTTCTTATAATTAAACTGGATAAACAGTAAGTATAGAAGTTCTGTTTACAAAGTGTTTCACACTTTCGCCAAGTTTCCATGTTCAATGGCGCAATGATTATCCAACATCAAAACACAATTATTGACCAAGATCATCTTTGAATTTGCTGTCTTTATTTGTCGGGTTCTCACCAAAGCTATTTACACATCTCGAGCGTTCTTTCCAGGGACCGTGTCAATTTTGTAATGCTGAATGTTGACAATACAAAGTGGGAACAAGAGCTTGATGAGTTCGGGGTGGAAGGCATTCCTCACTTTGCCTTTCTGGATAAGGAAGGAAATGAGGAAGGCAATGTTGTTGGGAGACTTCCAAAACAGTATTTTCGTGACAACGTGGTTGCACTTGCTTCTGGTGATCCCAATATACCTCATGCACGAGTGGTCGGTCAGTTCTCGAGTGCTGAATCTAGGAAAGTTCATCAAGTTCCTGATCCCAGAAGTCATGGCTAGTAGTTGTTTTCTATGTGGGCAGCAGTAATTCTAGTTTTAATGTCAGGACCAATTGACAAGTAAGCCTTTCTTTCTGTTAATCTCGTACAAGTCATTATGTACGTCTGTTatgcattttttttttaaataaaatagcTCAGTTAGTTTTAAAAAATGCCTCGGACGTGTACTTTTTCAGGCCTGTTTAAGATTTTATATCTTTAACAAGATACTATAGTAGGTTACCACAAGTTTACAAGCTGTGGATTTCTTTTGCACATTGAAATGGCTTCCTGCcagccaaaaaaaaaacattggaCCTTTTGTGACCTATACCACAAGTTTTTGAACTATGAAGCTAATTTAAAATTGCCTTAATATAAAAGAAATGAATCACAGCAAGTGGAATTGACACTTCATGATTGTGATCTATACCAATTTTGACAACTTACAATCGTGTTTTTGCAGGAGGAGATGCTAGGCTATACTGTAATGTAGTAGTATTCAGTCTCGGTATCGAACATGGGGGCGCTGGAAAGAGGTGGTACATTCCAAAAAATCACAGAAGACGCAATCATCTTTGGGACGGTGATATGCTGTGCATGTGCCTGTGGATTCGGGGTCCATCTTCGGCGCGGGTTTGTCAGTGATACTGAAACGGTTGCGTGTTGTACGGCAAATGCAGAAATACTGTTGTATGTTTTAAAAACAGTAGGGTGAGTGGATCATGAAAGAAGCTTGCTTTTCTCCTTGCTTTTATTCGTTGCTCGTGTAACACATGCCAGCCAGCCTTGAACACCGTTGTCAATCAGGTCATCTCCTTTTGTGTAATCAGGTTGTCTGCCACTCCGTTGCCCGGCGACCTTTTTGCGTacttatttttttataataagGAAGAAAGAATTATTATTGATTCACAATCATTGATCGAGTTGGTAAAATAGTTGTGAGCTCATTTCCAACATCCATAAATATACACAGTCcaaacaaaagaagaaaaaaaaacctgcTGTTCTAATGATTGTCAATTATAAGGCCAGATCGTCTCGAGGAGAAGAACATCCTGACCATTTGCGCTTTTTTAATAGCTGATGATTGAGCACCGTCCCACGAGAGAAAATTACTTAGGGTTTTACCTGTGTCATTAAAAAAGTTTACAATAATCTACAAACCATTAAAAAATTTGAGCTCTCGTAAGTGTCATTGCTCTTAACTCTTTTGCCTTTCAAGCAATTTCGTTCACATTCTGTTTGTTTTTTACCGTTTAGAAGATCTGACATGTGGGTCGGGTCAGTGAAAATATCCAAAATGCCCATCTCTCCTAACCTTATCATCTGTCGCGCtcacacgcacacacgcacggagagaggcggcggcggcggcgtgccgaCGCGCGCCGTTCGCGGTGGCCAGGTGAGAGCTCGCCCGCGTTGGCCGAGCGGTGGTGGTGGCGCTGCGGATGGTGGAGCGGGAGATGGAGGCCGCAGCGCTCCTTCGGGGACCGCCAGCGGCGGTGGCCGCGCTGCTCCTCAGCGTGGACCTTGCGCCCCACCTCCACGTCGCCAACGCGCTCGTCGACGCGGGCCGTGTTCGACGAAATGGCGCATCGGGACGTCGTCACCTGGCCCGTGTACGGCGGCAACCCTCATGGTGGAGTCGGAGGTCGGCGTGAAGGACGACCTCATGGAGCCGATTTCCGAGCATGCACAAGTACGTCTCCATGCGTGACATCTGCGGGGAGACCGAGCCGCAAGAGTCTGCGGGGAGCAATAGCTCTGCCAGCAACGCCTGGACGTGCTCGTGGGAGCCCAATTCTGTCGACTCCACCGATCGGACCCGGACGGCCTCGCAGTCGTACAACGGTGACGAGGTGGAGCAGTCATGGCAGAGCAAGCAGAAAACGTCGTCATATCCTTGGAGCCCAGCCACCGTGGTTCTACTAGCAATGCTCCGGTCCAGCGCGTGCGCGACTGCGCGGTGCTCACCgcctcagcggcagcagcagtgtTGTCATCGGCCAGTCCGATGTTCGCGTTGTCTCGGCGAGTTCGTCGATCGCTTAAGGATGCAACTGAAGGTTTTAGAGCCATGCTCCAGTTGGTCATGGTAGTTCCTTGTTCTCAAGTTGTAATGGCAAGATAGGTTGCTGTTTCAGACTAGTGTTTAGGCGTTTGAATTCTTTGCTTAGTTGGATGATATACATTGTTCAGATGTAATCAGGCAACGACATTGGCAATGTATACACTTTCGTTCACCTGTTAATGCTTAGCGTTCGGCTAATATTCAGAGTATATTGCTTCCAATAGTACTTCCGTGTTGTTTGGCTCCTTGCATAGTAACGCAAACGTAAAGGGATGTATATCAAATTTGTCTCCCGCCGGTAACGAAAGTAGCTTTGTTTCATTTTCGTTTGCGTTACCTCACATACAACTCGTTTTAGTTTTGTTTATGGGGCAACATATTTTATTTTGCAATTGGATTTGTCTTTTCCCACTAGCAATTCTTTCTTGAAATCGTATATGTGATTAGTTGTCATGAAAAGATTGGCAgacttctttttttatttttggcgATATATATAAATCGTATATGTGATTTAGCTAAGAACGATGAAAAGCCCCGAAGTTTTACCTGGCTTTTTCACTTAAAACTGTTCGATATAATATGGGCAATAAAGCTCTATGATACGTAACATTaggcgttgtatggtttaataccatacggaattttgactgaacgttgactcagcttatatggttggaaattattcatcttaattgagaagctaagaaaagcacataggcgtgccacacgcgcgcgcgccgccgccgccggcccaggaaggcggcgggcgtggccagtcttttgccacttaatccacataatcacgggagtttctccgtttgatggtggaggcgaactgattgcgtcagttaccgtcccttccgcttttccgtctcctgggattctccgctgtcTTTTTCCCTTTCCGTCGCAGTCATAAATCTGCAGTCCTTCGTCAGTCCAGATCTTGGTCTTCCGCAACTGCtcccgagagaaaccacatctcagcagccctctagcttccccgtcccgtacctctgcgcgcacggagtagcgggagagcaggtgcctccggaaccctcgtccgcctgagaaccttgcacggggtgtgcggcgattaggtttttagggggcgatccgcgactgctcgtccacgtacgccttcttcttggtggtgatCGCTCTCGGAACCCGTCTTTTTTCCGGTGATAGCCTGCGGAAcagcaaggcgtcttcttcctggtgatccgttcatgGGACTACACTACGAACATCGTCCTACATCGActatggtccacgacttcgagcaacgcactatgtcgactagtgcgaatggagcctccgatgccctcggcataggACCCTTCACTGGGTAtaatctaatctctgtgattactgtactTTTGCGCTTTTACTGTATCCAtctgtatgtcatctctgcatgttGTAACgttcattagagatatacacatgcacatatatgccgtcacgaacctgctgatgttatttttctggattaaattgaccatgaaaatgtctaaatttctaacaatccaaaaacctaatcttAGGCAATTTTTTGTCAgtagttttgctgctgctttaaagccaaataattttgatgacaagaattttatgatatggcgtgccaagatggtattgtggttgactgcgatgaactgctatcacgccgcacagggaaagcctgaacagtttactctcgaggaggagcaaaagttcttggctaccgataacctgtttcgagacgtcgtgattagtgcacttcatcataggtatgagaaaaactgcatatcttgcacatcaggcaaatagttatgggatgctcttgaggcaaagtttagagtttctgatgctggtagtgagctgtactttatggagcagttgtatgactacaaaatggttgaaaaccattatatggtcgaacaggctcatgagatacatgcgctagcaaaggaactagaacattttccatgCCTATTGCCCGACAAGTTTATGGCCGGCGGTATAATTGCCAAGCTGCCACcatcttggagggattttgctacttctctaaaacacaagagacaggagtttagcgtggctgaactTATCGGATCTCttaatgttgaggagagggcgagagcaaaagacaaccgtggaaagagagttgagtcttccgctgccaatatggtacagaagaaaaactcatttgcattccGTAATAAaaggaagaagaacatgcaagagaacaacaatgcaaaacCTAAGTAaactgcacagtttaagaagaaaaacaacaagaaatgtggaggttgctttgtttgcggggaGTGAAGAGCATtaggcaagtgcgtgcccagaccgcaaatataagcaagaaaagaaatcagcaaacatggTGATTAGCGAGACCGGAGGAGGAaaatctgggtatggtaattctttaccttttgttctctcagtttgtctttcacctgagtagTGGATGGACAgcagtgctaatattcatgtgtgtgctgatgtttctttatttacttcctatcaggccggcagtactggagccttgctgatgggaaacggttcgcatgcgcatgttcttggtgctggtacggtcgttctgaaatttacttcgggaaagacggtgctattaaagaacgtgcaacatgtcttctccatcaagaagaatcttgttagcggttctcagatgtgtcgcggtggctttaaaattgtgcttgagtccaataagtgtgttgtgtcgagacatggaacatttgttaaAAAAtattatgattgcggaggcttgttccgcttatctttgcttgatgatatgtgtaataaagtagtgaacaatgttaatgtttcggatgagtcgaatatatggcattcatgaCTTTATCgcattaattttggttgtctcacgcggcttgcaaatctgaatttaatcccgaaatttaacttagtcaaagattctaagtgcctggtgtgtgtgcaatcgaagtaACCGCGCAAACCCCACAAGGCTGCTAAGGCGAGGAACTTAGCActattagaactcgttcattctgatttatgctaAATGAAtgacgaattgactaaaggcggtagacgatacttcatgacatttatagacgattgtactagattttgctacgtgtatttattaaaaactaaagatgaagcgttgcattattttaaagtctataaagctgaggtagaaaatcaacttaagaagaaaatcaagcgtttgtggtccgatcgtgggggagaatatttctcaaatgaatttttttaattttacgcggtgcatgaaattattcatgagaggatgcaaccatactcaccacagtccaatgggattgcagagagaaagaaccgcactctaaccaatttggttaatgccatgttagagactacGAGACTATCTAAAGAATGGTGGGGTGATGCTATATTGACAGCatatcatgtcctgaatagagtgcccacaaaaaataaagaaattacaccattcgaggaatgagagaagaagagattaaatctctcttacctgcgaacttagggttgtttggcaaaggtgaatgtgctaaTAAACAAAAAAGAAAGCTTGGATcaaagactgttgattgtgtttttattggttatgctattcacagcgtgggttatagatttttaattataaattctagtatTCCTGAGATgtctgttgatacaatcatggaatctagagacgctatattttttgagaatgagtttcccatgaaaaatgcacctagcacaactggtcatgaatttataattccccatgagcataaaaaatttactccgatagaacaaattgaggaaccctatatgcaaaattctgaggaggatgacactatagtcactagaaagagtaagagacagaggactgcaaagtcttttggtgatgactatattgtgtaccttgtggatgacacaccaacgaccattgaagaggcatatttctctcctgatgctgacttatggaaggaagcagtacggagtgagatggtttctgttatgtctaatggaacttgggaaatagttgatcgtccctatgggtgcaagcctataggggtgcaaatgggtgttcaagaaaaagcttaggcctgatggtactatcgagaggtacaaggcaatgcttatggccaagggttatactcaaaagaaaggtgaggatttctttgatacttattcaccggttgcccgattgaccacaattcgagttttgctttccctgacagcctcttatggtctcatcgttcatcaaatgaacgttaagacaactttcctaaatggagagttagaggaggagatctatatggatcagccagatggatttgtagcaaatggtcaagaaggcaaggtgtgtaaattattaaagtcattatatggcctaaaacaagctcctaagcaatggtatgagaagttcgacagaactttaatATCTGATGGCTTTGttatgaatgaagctgacaaatgtgtgtactgtCGGTATGAttgggtgaaggagtcattttgtgcttatatgttgatgacatactgatctttggatccagcctcaaagtgatcgaggaggtgaagggatttttatctaaaaattttgagatgaaagatttgggagaggctgatgttattcttaatatcaagcttctgagagaaggtgatggtggggtaactctgttacaatcacACTATGTGAAAAAtgtgctgagtcgctttggttttagtgactgtgcatctgctcctacaccttatgaccctagtgtgctattaaggaaaaatcGGAGAATAACAAGGGATCGattgagatattcccagatcattggtttactcatgtatcttgctagtgtaacaaggcctgacatctcatttgttgtgtgcaagctgagctggtttgtgtcaaacccgaaagatgatcactggcgtgctcttgagagagtgatgcgctatctaaaaggcaccATGAGCTATGGTACTCGTTATACCGAACACTCGAAGGTATtgaaaggctattgtgatgccaactggatctctgatgctgatgagctttatgccacaagtggatatgaattttcgcttggaggtggtgctgtttcctggaagtcttgcaagcagactatcttaacgaagtctacaataaaAGCATAACTCAAAGCATTAGACACTGCTGGCTCTGAGGCCAAGTGGCtttgtgatctccttatggatttaccggttatTGAAAAACTCATACCAGCTATTTCTATGAATTGTGATAATCAGCCTATAATTataaaggttaacagttctaaggacaaTATATAGtctacaaggcatgttaagagacgactaaaatctgtcagaaaattgagaaactctggagtaatagcgttggactatgttcacacgtctagCAATCTGatagatcagttcactaaggatctgtcacgcaatgtgatagaaaatgCATCtcgagagatgggtttgagactcacttaaaatttactatagtggtaacctgttctatatgatcgaagatcccgtgaagtataatggtgaaacaagctagtagtaaattataaggaaagatccttagtaagacttatTTCTAATGCATATCATTTCTTTCTGTAAGGCAGATtagtttttaccttaatgtgttctaagtggcttgctaaagcaaagatgttgtcctacagaacatcttttaaggagcacacctatatgagtcagactgctggtcacagtctatgagattcaggtgatctctaaatactcatgaaaggcactggagtatgacttatatgcttcaaatagaggggatgtcttttgtagccaagtatcagctaaggactttagtgacattcacctcacacaaaactggcaattcaaggcttagtccattgttcagttgtgactgagtaaaactattgctctagatggatgttcaacttaacaatctccatcgaaacactggtatataaaagaaatatggttctgagactactttgttacaaaccctagagtttggtggggattattggatataatatgggtttaacccatataatatttaataaatcaaataaaactatatggtacgtaacattaagcgttgtatggtttaatactatacgggattttgactgaacgttgactcagcttatgtggttggaaattattcatcttaattgagaagctgagaaaatgaTATATGCGTGCCACGCGCGCGCgtgcgccgctgccgccgtcggcCGGGCCGTGGCTGTGGGCGTGGGCCGAGGCCGTGGCAAGCGGGCGTgcatggccagtcttttgccacttaatccccATAATCACGGGAGTTTCTCTCTTTAATGGTGAAGGCGAACTGATTGCGTCTGTTACCGTCTCTTCCGCTTCtctgtctcctgggattctccgctgtcTTTCTTTCTTTCCGTCGTAGCCATATATCCGTAGTCCTCCGTCGATCTAAATCTCGGTCTTCCGCAACCGCTCCCGAGAGAAACCATATCTCAGCAGTCCTCTgacttccccgtcccgtacctctaccCGCACAGAGTAGTGGGAGAGTAGTGCCTCCGGAATCCTCGTCCGCCaaagaaccttgcacggggtgtacgacgattaggtttttggggagcgatccacaACTGCTCGTCCACATACGCCTTCTCCTTGGTGGTGATCGCTCtcggaacccgtcttcttcccgGTGATAGCCTGCGAAACAGCAAGACGTCTTTtttctggtgatccgttcgtgggactgcacagCGAACATCGTCCTACATCAACTGTGGttcacgacttcgagcaacgcactatgtcgactagtgtgaATGGAgtctccgatgccctcggcatgggaccctccactGGGTACAATTTAATCTCTATGATTACTGTAATTTTGCGGTTTTACTGTATCCATCTGTATGTCATCTCTACATGCTGTAGCgttcattagagatatacacatgcacatatatgccgtcacgaacctgctgatgttatttttctggattaaattaacCATAAAAATGTCTAAATTTCTAACAGAAACCATTTTTAATGAAAAAAATTGTACAAAGAACCAGCGAGTGGCACGGGAGGAAAACGCAACTTTCTGCG
It encodes:
- the LOC136477418 gene encoding thioredoxin-like protein HCF164, chloroplastic; this translates as MLATHIILLQFSSASAFDSAPSLGKAAKSRVSEMASVASSRCSGLLSPSLAEVRCCSRPSSSLRLRPRWGLRQPRTLAFVAPPDSAEPETDEQAVKAESTEEEARTSTLQDAGLTALPNKDLNRRVALLSTLGAVALFASQRLNLSEASLKDLAANAVPYEEALSNGKPTVVEFYADWCEVCRELAPDIYKVEQQYKDRVNFVMLNVDNTKWEQELDEFGVEGIPHFAFLDKEGNEEGNVVGRLPKQYFRDNVVALASGDPNIPHARVVGQFSSAESRKVHQVPDPRSHG